The genomic segment AAGTAAAAAATGCAGATGGGAAGAAATTACCATACTTCTTGGTGTTAAAATCTGATGTAGCCAACTGATTGATTTCAATATTAGAATCCTCATAACGCAGACCCAAAAGAAAGGAGGCTTTGTTTTTTTTGAAACCGTATTGAGTATACAATGCATTTACCTTTTCTTTGTATTGTAGGATATTTGTAAAATTCGGATTAATGACACCGTTAATCATTACTTCATAATCAGTTAAAAGATCTAAAAAATCACCTCTGTATCCTGCTTCAAATTGACTACCATTTTTAAGAGGTAAAACATAATCACTTTGAATTAAAATTCGATCTTGTTGTTGATTATTTAAGGTATTGTCAATTTTTATTGCGGTTGTATTTGTAGCAGTTTCAGTAATGAATGCGGTATTATCATCATTATTAGAAGAAATTGAACCGTCAATACTGAATTTATGTCCAGGCTTTTTAAAGTTTTTTACAAAATTAGATGTGTATTCAAAGTTTTCACTATCACTATTTTCTCTATTTAAACGAGTTCTTGTATTATCAAATTCATTTAGAGCCGTCAGGTAGTTTTGAAATACTAAATCGTTATTAATTCCTAAATTATTTCTGTAATTAAATGTATTTGTCCAAGTAGTTGACTCATTAATGTTTATATCCATTCCGATATTTGCATTATAGCCTTTACCATATCGATCATTTGTTCGAGGCTCTATAATATAATTTTTAACTGAATTGTCTGGATTTAGATAGGCTGTTTCATTGATCATATTTCCTGGACTACTTCTAAGGCTGTAACCTTGAGTTGTATATAAACTAATATTTTTAGTTTTGTAGTTTACAGTTCCTGTCAAACTAGTATTTTCTGGAAATCCACCACTAGCTATAAATGTTCCATTAAACCCTTGATTCTTTCCTTTTTTCAAAATAATATTAAGAATCCCCCCACCACCTTCAGCATCATATCTTGCTGATGGATTGGTAATTACTTCCACTTTGTCAATGGCATCAGCAGGAATAATTCGCAGTGCTTCGACTATATTGATTGCATTCGATGGTCTCCCATCAATTAAGATTCTGACATTTTCATTACCACGCAAACTAACATTTCCCTCTACGTCAACTGACACAGATGGAATATTCGAAAGCACATCACTTACTGTACCTCCTTTTACCATTAAATCGGTACCTACATTAAAAACTTTTTTATCTAATTTTATCTCAACTGTTGTTTTTTCAGCGCGGACAACAACTTCATTTAATTGTGCTGCATCTTCTAATAGTGCAATTGTTCCTAAATTCGTATTGCTCTGTATTGATTTCGATTTAATTTCGGTAGGTTTAAATGAAATAAATTCTATAGAAATTGCATAAGTGCCTGGGTTGACTTCTACAGCAAATTCCCCTTTGTTGTTGGTAATTCCACCCGCAACTGCTTTAGGATTGTCTGGTAGGCGTAATGTTATTGTTGCATATTCAAGAGGTTGGTTGGTTGTTTTTTCAACAACTTTACCTGTTACTTTTAATTTTGCTTTAATTGGTGCTTGTTGACCAAAGCTTATAATACTGCTTAAAAACAGTAGGATTAATGCAATTGCATTTAATTTTTTCATCAATTATGATTTTTAATTACGGTGTTTAGACTCTATAAACTGGAAAAGGTTACATTAGTCAGTTCATAAATAAAAGTTAAATACGTTATTTACAAAATAAATTGATTCAACTCATCGATTACTCTTCCTATAATAGCTTTGTTTCCTTTTACCACAATTGGTCTTTCAATTAGAATAGGGTGATCAACCATTGCTTGAATAATCCCTTCGTCGGTCAGTTGTTTGTTTTTAAAATTTTCAATCCAAATTTTTTCTTTTACTCGAACCAATTGAATGGGTTTAAAGTTGAGTTTTTGAAGTAACTCTTTAAGATTTTGATTTGACAAAGGATTTTCCAGGTATTTGATAACAGTAATTGCTTCTTCTTTTTCAGAAACTAATGCCAAACAGTTTCTTGATTTTCCGCAACGCGGGTTGTGGTATATTTCAATCATAGTATTAATTTTTTGCGAAGTAATGAAAATTGAAATTAAAACTGTATTTTAGAGACATAATTTTACAAATCAAACTATGTTTTTAGAACAAGTTAGCACAAAAGAATCAGTATTTTGGAAATATTTAGTGGGTTCTTTTATTTTGTTTTGTGCTTCCATAGTTGGGCAATTGCCTTTTACCTTGGGAGTACTTCTCAAGTCTTCTATAGATAAAATTCCTTATCCAAGTTCGTATGAAGCAACGATGAATTTTTTTGATTCCAATCTGAGCTTGTTTTTGATGTTAGTCTCATTTGTTATTGTGTTCTTTCAATTATATGCTTTAGTTCGGTTTTTTCACAAACAATCATTCATACAAATCATTACATCTCGATCTAAGATAGATTGGCACCGCGTCTTATTTTCATTTTCTATTTGGGCTGGAATCTCAATCGTTTCCACAGTTGTTGTTTACATTTTGTATCCAGAGGATTTCATAGTTCAGTTGAATTGGATTCCATTTTTGGTTTTATTTGGTATTGGATTATTACTTTTTCCTTTCCAAATAGGTTGTGAAGAATTAATTTTTAGAGGATACTTGATGCAAGGTTTCGGAAATTTGGCAAAAAACAAATGGTTTCCATTGCTCATGACATCAGTTATTTTTGGGTTATTGCATATCGCTAATCCCGAAGTAGATAAAATGGGGTATTCTATTTTAATATACTATATCGGGACAGGATTATTTTTGGGGATTATCACTTTGATGGATGACGGAATAGAATTAGCCTTGGGCTTTCATTTTGCGAATAATTTTATTGCAGCTTTATTAGTCACTTCGGATTGGACTGCATTTCAAACCCATTCCATTTTAAAAAGCACCTCAGATCCAAGTGTTTTCTTTGATATCATTTTACCGGTGAGTATTATTTTTCCAATGCTAATTTTGCTTTTTGCAAAAAAATACCATTGGTCTAATTGGAAAGAAAAATTAACAGGAAGATTTTAAATATTACCTAAATAAATACTAATGAGTACAGTAACTTATCAAAACGTTCACAACAAGTTCAAATTAAATGGCTTTAGTTTTACCAAAGACGATTTACTTCGCGTAGCCTATTCGTTTATTAAAGAAGGGGAAGCTTATGAAAAACCGCTAGGGATTTTTATTTTGGATTGGTTTGATGCAAAACCCTATTTAGAAATGAATACCTCGGGTTCTACAGGGGCACCAAAAAATATTCGTGTAGACAAACAAGCGATGGTCAATTCAGCTTTAGCAACAGGAGATTTTTTTGATTTGCAACCTGGGCAAAAAGTGCTTCATTGTTTACCAACCGACTATGTTGCGGGTAAAATGATGTTTGTAAGAGCCTTTATTTTAGGTTTAGACATGGAATTTGTAGCACCAAGTTCGCATCCATTAGAAGGAGTAAAAGGATCTTTTGATTTTTGTGGAATGGTGCCTTTACAAGCTAAAAATTCTATGAAAGACTTAGGCCGAATTAAAACGTTAATTATTGGAGGTGCCAAAGTAAATAAAACTTTAGAACAAGAGTTAGTTAAGGTTCCGTCTCAGATTTATGAAACTTACGGAATGACCGAAACGATTACGCATATTGCAGCAAAGCGAATAGGAGAGAGTGCTTTTTCGGTCTTGCCTAATGTAAAAATCACAATTGATGACAGACAGTGTTTAGTGATTGATGCGCATAAAATTAGTACTGAAACTATCAAGACTAATGATTTGGCCGAATTAATTTCAGATACTCAGTTTGTTTGGAAAGGCCGTATTGATAACGTGATTAATAGCGGCGGGATCAAATTAATTCCGGAGCAAATAGAAGAAAAACTAGCATCCTCAATTTCAAACTGCTTTTTTGTGTACGGACAAGCCGATGAACTTTTAGGAGAAAAATTAGTATTGTATGTGGAAGGGGAATCAATGCCAATTGACGAATCTATTTTTGAAGTTTTAGACAAATACGAAAAACCAAAAGAGATTGTATTTATTTCAGAATTTAAGCGAACTGCTACCGGTAAAGTAATACGAGACCAAAGTATTGGTTAATTAATTTAGAGAATAAAAAAAGAGAGGTAATTACCTCTCTTTTTATTTTATGTTTGAATCACCCCTAAATTAAATGGTTTCTCAATAGGAGCGTGGTTGGCCGCTTCAATTCCCATCGAAATCCAAGTACGCGTTTCTATAGGGTCAATAATGGCATCAGTCCATAAACGAGAGGCTGCATAGTAAGGCGATACTTGTTCGTCATAACGTGCTTTTATTTTGGCAAACAATTCTGCTTCTTTAGCTTCATCGACTTCTTCTCCTTTTGCTTTTAGCGAACTAGCTTCAATCTGCGCCAATACTTTGGCAGCTTGTGTGCCACCCATTACGGCTAATTCAGCACTCGGCCAAGCCACAATCAAACGCGGGTCGTAAGCTTTCCCACACATGGCATAATTCCCAGCTCCATAAGAGTTGCCAACAATGACAGTGAATTTTGGCACCACCGAATTGGAAACAGCATTCACCATTTTGGCACCGTCTTTTATAATACCGCCATGCTCCGATTTGCTACCTACCATAAATCCAGTTACATCTTGTAAAAACACTAACGGAATTTTCTTTTGGTTGCAATTGGCTATAAATCGTGTTGCTTTGTCTGCTGAATCGGAGTAAATCACCCCACCAAATTGCATTTCGCCGTTTTTAGTTTTGACTACTTTTCGTTGATTGGCTACTATTCCCACAGCCCAACCGTCTATTCGAGCATAGCCCGTAATGATAGTTTGACCATAACCTTCTTTGTAAGCTTCAAATTCAGAATTATCCACCATTCGCTTGATGATTTCCATCATATCGTATTGATCGGTACGCGCTTTTGGGAGCACGCCATACAATTCGTTTTCGTCTTGAGCAGGTTTCTCTGATTTGATTCGGTTGAAACCGGCTTTGTTATAATCACCAATTTTATCAACGATATTTTTTATTTTGTCCAAAGCGTCTTTGTCATCTTTGGCTTTATAATCGGTCACTCCTGAGATTTCGCAATGCGTTGTTGCACCACCTAATGTCTCGTTGTCAATGCTTTCGCCAATAGCGGCTTTCACTAAATAACTTCCGGCTAAAAAGATACTTCCGGTTTTGTCTACAATTAAAGCTTCGTCACTCATGATGGGTAAGTACGCCCCGCCAGCCACACAACTTCCCATCACTGCCGAAATTTGAGTAATTCCCATACTGCTCATTAAGGCATTGTTTCTGAATATGCGACCAAAGTGTTCTTTGTCAGGAAAAATTTCATCTTGTAAAGGCAAATACACCCCAGCACTATCCACTAAATAGATAATAGGAATGCGATTTTCCATGGCAATTTCTTGCGCACGAAGGTTTTTCTTAGCGGTTATTGGAAACCAAGCACCCGCTTTTACAGTCGCATCATTGGCAACGACAATACATTGTTTTCCTTTGATGTATCCTAGTTTAACTACGACCCCGCCCGATGGACAGCCGCCGTGTTCTTTGTACATTCCTTCGCCCACAAAGGCTCCAATTTCAATACTTTTTTCGTTAGCATCAAGTAAATAATCAATACGTTCACGTGCTGTCATTTTTCCTTCAGCATGTAATTTTTGAATGCGTTTTTCTCCGCCTCCCAGTTTTACTTCTCCCAACTTTCTGCGGAGTTCCGAAAGTAATAATTTGTTGTGATCTTCGTTTTTATTGAAATTCAAATCCATTGAAATGCTTTTTTGTCAAATTAGAAAGCGAAAATACGAAATCATACAACCATTTTGTATGGTTGTAGATGTTATATTTTTGATAAAATTGTAGGACTATTTTTTAGAATCTTCTACAAGACGTTTTAAAATCGCCCATTGTTTTAATGCATCTCTAGCATCAACGGCTGGGTAACCTAAAACGGTTTTTCCCGCCTCTACATTACTTACAACTCCTGAACCCGCACCTACAATAGCGCCGTCGCCAAGAGTTGTGTGGTCTTTAATAGAAGCGCTTCCGCCAATGATAACACCTGTTCCTAAAGTAACAGAACCTGCCAATCCAGAGTTTCCAGCCATAATACAAAAACGACCTAGTTTACTGTTGTGACCAATTTGAACTAAATTGTCAATTTTACAGCCGTCGCCTAAAACGGTAGAACTAAATTTCCCTCGGTCTACGCAAGAGTTAGCCCCAATTTCAACGCCATTTCCAATCACGACATTCCCAATTTGCGGAATCTTCACCAAGCCTTTTTCAGGATCAGGTCTGAAACCAAAACCATCAGCGCCAATAGTCGCATTAGGATGGATGATACAATGATGACCAATATGACAACGTTCACGAACTACAGTTCCTGACCAAATTACAGTATTATTTCCAATGGAACATTCGTCCAAAACGGTTACGTTAGGGTAGAGGATGGTATTTTCTCCGATGGTTGTTTTGGGACCAACATACACATTGGCTCCAATTTTACTCCCTTTTCCAATTGTAGCTGAAGCATCAATTACGGCAGTTGGATGAATTTCGACATGAAATACGGGACTTGGCGGTGCAAAAAGTTCCAATACCTGTGACATCGCTAAATCGGCATTTTTTACTTTGATAAATATCCGATTGTCTCCAGGTTCGATGCTAATATCTTCGTTGACTACAGCAGCACAGGCTTTTGAAGTAGCCCAATTTTTTTCATATTTTCGGTGACCAATAAAAGTAATTTCAGTTGCAGATGCTTCGTCTAGTTGTTCAGGAGCGGTAATTGTGGGGTTAATTGATCCAACAATAGTACCTTTGAGTACTTCGTTGATCTCTTGAATAGAATACGATTTCATAGTTTTAGGTTGGTTAATAACAGTATTTAATTCAAATAAAATCAATTAAAGATGAAATCACAACTTTTTTGAAAATAAAAAGCTCCTCAAACTATTCTTAATTAGAAAGTTGAGGAGTTGTATTTTGAGTTTAAAATGAAGTTTATTCTTCTTCTTTTTGTCCCATCATCATCAGATAAGCTTTCAAGAAATGGTCAATTTCTCCATTCATCACGCCATCTACATCGGTTGATTCGAATCCGCTACGAACGTCTTTGACTAATTTGTAGGGGTGCATTACGTAATTTCTAATTTGCGATCCCCATTCAATTTTCATCTTACCTGCTTCAATATCGGCACGTTGGGCAAGTTGTTTTTTCAACTCAATTTCGTACAATTGCGAACGAAGCATTTGCATCGCACGGTTTCTATTATCGTGTTG from the Flavobacterium ammonificans genome contains:
- a CDS encoding outer membrane beta-barrel family protein → MKKLNAIALILLFLSSIISFGQQAPIKAKLKVTGKVVEKTTNQPLEYATITLRLPDNPKAVAGGITNNKGEFAVEVNPGTYAISIEFISFKPTEIKSKSIQSNTNLGTIALLEDAAQLNEVVVRAEKTTVEIKLDKKVFNVGTDLMVKGGTVSDVLSNIPSVSVDVEGNVSLRGNENVRILIDGRPSNAINIVEALRIIPADAIDKVEVITNPSARYDAEGGGGILNIILKKGKNQGFNGTFIASGGFPENTSLTGTVNYKTKNISLYTTQGYSLRSSPGNMINETAYLNPDNSVKNYIIEPRTNDRYGKGYNANIGMDININESTTWTNTFNYRNNLGINNDLVFQNYLTALNEFDNTRTRLNRENSDSENFEYTSNFVKNFKKPGHKFSIDGSISSNNDDNTAFITETATNTTAIKIDNTLNNQQQDRILIQSDYVLPLKNGSQFEAGYRGDFLDLLTDYEVMINGVINPNFTNILQYKEKVNALYTQYGFKKNKASFLLGLRYEDSNIEINQLATSDFNTKKYGNFFPSAFFTYELSDKASTSISYSRRIQRPRGRLLNPFNNLSSNINIFVGNPDLDPSMTDAIDFGYIKRWSKLTLSTSLYLNKTIDAFQFARRESGSFVNGTPIIISSPINLATEYRSGFEFTLNYSPYKWWKLNSNFNFFRSETDGDFTYTNFNNVKIVQNFDNVATSWFSRLTSKITLPNKIDWQTNLMYMGGQTNAQGRVIGNFSANLAFSKDVMKDKGTFTLNVSDVFNGRKRIMETFLPGVISSRSEMQWRVRQVTLSFTYRFNKAKNERERQPKRLNDGGGDMEFQG
- a CDS encoding acyl-CoA carboxylase subunit beta, with translation MDLNFNKNEDHNKLLLSELRRKLGEVKLGGGEKRIQKLHAEGKMTARERIDYLLDANEKSIEIGAFVGEGMYKEHGGCPSGGVVVKLGYIKGKQCIVVANDATVKAGAWFPITAKKNLRAQEIAMENRIPIIYLVDSAGVYLPLQDEIFPDKEHFGRIFRNNALMSSMGITQISAVMGSCVAGGAYLPIMSDEALIVDKTGSIFLAGSYLVKAAIGESIDNETLGGATTHCEISGVTDYKAKDDKDALDKIKNIVDKIGDYNKAGFNRIKSEKPAQDENELYGVLPKARTDQYDMMEIIKRMVDNSEFEAYKEGYGQTIITGYARIDGWAVGIVANQRKVVKTKNGEMQFGGVIYSDSADKATRFIANCNQKKIPLVFLQDVTGFMVGSKSEHGGIIKDGAKMVNAVSNSVVPKFTVIVGNSYGAGNYAMCGKAYDPRLIVAWPSAELAVMGGTQAAKVLAQIEASSLKAKGEEVDEAKEAELFAKIKARYDEQVSPYYAASRLWTDAIIDPIETRTWISMGIEAANHAPIEKPFNLGVIQT
- the lpxD gene encoding UDP-3-O-(3-hydroxymyristoyl)glucosamine N-acyltransferase, encoding MKSYSIQEINEVLKGTIVGSINPTITAPEQLDEASATEITFIGHRKYEKNWATSKACAAVVNEDISIEPGDNRIFIKVKNADLAMSQVLELFAPPSPVFHVEIHPTAVIDASATIGKGSKIGANVYVGPKTTIGENTILYPNVTVLDECSIGNNTVIWSGTVVRERCHIGHHCIIHPNATIGADGFGFRPDPEKGLVKIPQIGNVVIGNGVEIGANSCVDRGKFSSTVLGDGCKIDNLVQIGHNSKLGRFCIMAGNSGLAGSVTLGTGVIIGGSASIKDHTTLGDGAIVGAGSGVVSNVEAGKTVLGYPAVDARDALKQWAILKRLVEDSKK
- a CDS encoding CPBP family intramembrane glutamic endopeptidase, which translates into the protein MFLEQVSTKESVFWKYLVGSFILFCASIVGQLPFTLGVLLKSSIDKIPYPSSYEATMNFFDSNLSLFLMLVSFVIVFFQLYALVRFFHKQSFIQIITSRSKIDWHRVLFSFSIWAGISIVSTVVVYILYPEDFIVQLNWIPFLVLFGIGLLLFPFQIGCEELIFRGYLMQGFGNLAKNKWFPLLMTSVIFGLLHIANPEVDKMGYSILIYYIGTGLFLGIITLMDDGIELALGFHFANNFIAALLVTSDWTAFQTHSILKSTSDPSVFFDIILPVSIIFPMLILLFAKKYHWSNWKEKLTGRF
- the arsC gene encoding arsenate reductase (glutaredoxin) (This arsenate reductase requires both glutathione and glutaredoxin to convert arsenate to arsenite, after which the efflux transporter formed by ArsA and ArsB can extrude the arsenite from the cell, providing resistance.): MIEIYHNPRCGKSRNCLALVSEKEEAITVIKYLENPLSNQNLKELLQKLNFKPIQLVRVKEKIWIENFKNKQLTDEGIIQAMVDHPILIERPIVVKGNKAIIGRVIDELNQFIL
- a CDS encoding AMP-binding protein, whose amino-acid sequence is MSTVTYQNVHNKFKLNGFSFTKDDLLRVAYSFIKEGEAYEKPLGIFILDWFDAKPYLEMNTSGSTGAPKNIRVDKQAMVNSALATGDFFDLQPGQKVLHCLPTDYVAGKMMFVRAFILGLDMEFVAPSSHPLEGVKGSFDFCGMVPLQAKNSMKDLGRIKTLIIGGAKVNKTLEQELVKVPSQIYETYGMTETITHIAAKRIGESAFSVLPNVKITIDDRQCLVIDAHKISTETIKTNDLAELISDTQFVWKGRIDNVINSGGIKLIPEQIEEKLASSISNCFFVYGQADELLGEKLVLYVEGESMPIDESIFEVLDKYEKPKEIVFISEFKRTATGKVIRDQSIG